From one Artemia franciscana unplaced genomic scaffold, ASM3288406v1 PGA_scaffold_30, whole genome shotgun sequence genomic stretch:
- the LOC136041572 gene encoding uncharacterized protein LOC136041572 isoform X1: protein MDLHIYVLIFLSLFPLLLEGQVASFLLSWIQYHHNVSTLTDTRSKTEDSVQYKIGDFWRSLKAVMDAESPEEKFEQKEILITYGEAGAYLGLAIFNFLSAIKIHKELKVKKARLQREKDEEGSEEGSEEDRAEKEVSEVGSLEGGGVSSEDGGRGAEGRAGREEVETASEKLPNSKNQRKRPQEPRSHLQGQLEQTRQVQKLQENRDRVHKLQRFLVQGANQGQGLNQQRISSAKGISFKKGLRYRPHYNINPIRD, encoded by the coding sequence GGGCAGGTAGCATCGTTTCTACTGTCTTGGATTCAATATCATCATAATGTAAGCACCTTAACAGACACCAGAAGTAAAACTGAAGATAGTGTGCAATACAAAATTGGCGATTTTTGGCGATCTCTCAAAGCAGTTATGGACGCTGAGAGTCCCGAAGAAAAGTTTGAACAAAAAGAGATTCTTATAACCTACGGCGAGGCTGGAGCTTACTTAGGCCTGGCAATTTTCAACTTCTTGTCAGCGATTAAAATACATAAAGAGCTGAAAGTTAAAAAGGCAAGGCTCCAGAGAGAAAAGGATGAAGAGGGGAGTGAAGAAGGAAGTGAAGAAGATAGAGCAGAGAAGGAAGTTAGCGAAGTAGGTAGTTTAGAAGGTGGAGGAGTAAGTTCAGAGGATGGAGGAAGAGGTGCAGAGGGTAGAGCAGGAAGAGAAGAGGTTGAGACTGCGAGTGAAAAACTGCCAAATAGCAAGAATCAAAGGAAAAGACCTCAAGAGCCAAGAAGCCACTTGCAAGGACAACTAGAACAAACACGTCAAGTGCAAAAGCTACAAGAAAATAGAGACCGAGTTCATAAACTACAAAGATTCCTAGTTCAGGGAGCTAACCAAGGGCAAGGACTAAACCAACAAAGAATTTCCAGTGCTAAAGGAATTTCTTTCAAGAAAGGCTTACGTTACCGTCCACATTATAACATAAATCCTATACGTGATTAA